The stretch of DNA CATCGAGGCGTCGCTCTCGATCATGGTCGGCGGCGACGAGGACGTACTCGCGGAGTGTCGCCCTATCCTCGAAGCGATGGGCGAGACCATCACCCACTGTGGCGACAACGGTGCGGGTCAGGTCACGAAGGCCTGCAACCAGATCGTCGTCGCGGGAACGATGCAGGCCGTTAGCGAGGCGCTGGTCTTCGCTTACAAGGCCGACGCGGACTTGGAGGCGGTCGTCGACGCCATCAGCGGCGGCGCCGCCGGCTGCTGGACGCTCGACAATCGCGCGCCGAGCATGATCGAAGGCGATTTCGAACCCGGCTTCTTCGCCGACTACCAGTACAAGGACCTTCGCATCGCCACCGACGCCGGCGAGGCGTACGAGTCGCCGATGCCCCAGACGGAACTCGTCCACGAGATGTACAAGTCGATGGTCGCGACGGGGCGAGGCAAGGACGACAACTCCGGCGTGATGCAGGTGATCGAGGACTTGGCGGGTGTCGAAGCCCGAGTCGAGGACGACTGAACTCGCCACGAGGACGACGGGGACCGAGTCGAGGACGGCCGCATCGGTCGCCGCTCGCCCCGATTACTATCTGTGAGAATCCCGTGACGGCGTTTATGCCGATCCGTCCGTACCCACGAACGGTGCATGATAGTCAGAGCAATCAGGCGCCGATACGGCGCGAAGTTAGGACTCGGATACGTCGCCACCGGGACGTTCATCGTCGCCGTCGGCGTGGTTACGAACGACGTCGCGGCGACGGTCGTCGCAGCGATCGCAGGGCTGTTGACCCTCGGGTCGATCAACGCCGCGGAGACCATCGCGAGCGTGATGGAGATTTCGGCACAGACCGCCCGCGTCGCCGAGGGTGATCTGGATCAGGAGGTCGACTCCACCCGAACCGACGAGTTCGGCCAGCTCGCCGGCTCCATCGAGGAGATGCGCCGGTCGCTCCAGCATCGGTTGGCCGAGATGGAGGAGGCACGATCCGAACTCGACGACGCTCGGGCGGAGGCCGAACGGGCCGAGGCGGAGGCCCGCGAGGCCGAGCGCGAGGCCAAGGAGATGGCTCAGGAGTACCGTCGTATCGCCGAGCAGTACGGCGAGACGATGGAACGAGCGGCCACCGGTGATCTCACGCAGCGGCTCGATACGGACACCGACTACGACGCGCTCGAGACCATCGGCCACTCGTTCAACCGGATGATGGACGACCTCCAGGCGACGGTCGAGACGGTGGCCGAGGTAGCCGACCAGATCGACACCGACGCCGAGGAGATGACCGACATGAGTCGGACGGTCGAACGACAGGTCACGGAGACGGTCGACACCGCGTCCACGATCCGGGAGCAGTCGTCCGAGCAACGTGAGGAGCTCGAATCGGTCGCCGACGACGTGGATACGATCAGCGCGTCCGCCGAGGAGATTGCGGCGACGGTGAGCGATCTGTCGGCGCGGGCCGACGAGGTTGCGACGGCGAGTAACGACGCCCGTTCGTCCTCGCGGACGGCCATCGACGAGATGAGTCGCATCGAGGAAGAAGCCGAACAGGCGGTCACGCGGGTCGAGACGCTCCAGGGGCGGATGGACGAGATCACCGAAATCGTCGACATCATCTCCGACATCGCCGAGCAGACGAACATGCTGGCGCTGAACGCCTCGATCGAGGCGGCTCGCGCCGGCGACGGGACCGGCGGCGGTGGCGGTGGCGTCTCGGGGAACGGCTTCGACGTCGTCGCCGACGAGGTGAAGTCCCTCGCCGAGCAGACACAGGCGCGCGCGAGCGAAATCGCCGAGATGATCGAGGAGCTTTCCGATCAGACCGAGGAGGTAACCGTCTCGATCCGGTCGACACAGGAGCGGGTTCGGGCCGGCACCGACACGGTCGAGTCGACGCTCGGCGACATCGAGACCATCGCGGATTCGATCGACGACGTCTCCACGTCGCTCGAGGAGATCCGGCAGACGACGAGCGATCAGGCCGACACGGTCCAGAACACGGCCGTCTCCGTCGACTCCCTCACCGATCTCAGTCGGGGGACGGCGGAGACGGCAGCCGAAACGGCGACCGGAATCGAGGACCAGGCGGAGGTCGTGGCTTCGATCTCGTCGTCGCTTCGGACGTTCCAAGAGACGGTCGTGACGGAGCTCCAGACGAACGTCGACGCGTTCACCGTCGACGCCGACGCGGCCCGTGGACCGAGTCCGGTCACCGCAGCGACCGATGGAGGTGACCGGTGATGGACGCCGTCACGGTCGCGTACGGCATCGCCGCCGCCGCGTTCCTCGTCGGCATCGGCATCGCCGCGAGGCTGTACTTCTCCCTCGACGGTTCGGTACATCAGCTCCCGCTGGCCGGGCTCGCCATCATTCCCGGCTTCGCCGGCCTCTCGTACGCCGGCATGGCGCTCGGCCTCGGCACCGTCGAGGTGGGGGGCACGACGCTCGCCGGCCTTCGCTACGTCGACTGGCTCGTGACGACGCCGCTGCTCGTCGGCTACATCGGCTACGTCGCCGGTGCCTCGCGGCAGTCCATCGCCGGCATCATGATCGCCGACGCGTTGATGATCGTCGTCGGCGCCGGTGCCGTCGTCAGCGACGGGCTGCTCAAGTGGGGGCTCTTCGTCGTCTCGTCGTGTTTCCACCTCTCGCTGTTCGGCTATCTCTACGTCGTGTTCCCGCGA from Haloplanus salinus encodes:
- a CDS encoding NAD(P)-dependent oxidoreductase is translated as MAAKTIAFVGLGIMGGPMAKNLLDAGYTVIGHNRSQGPVDEHVAAGGEAAETPAEAAERADVTIMCLPDHDVVAEVMRGEDGVLAGLSEGDVVIDNSTISPIVTEELAEEVRERGAHMLDAPISGGEEGAIEASLSIMVGGDEDVLAECRPILEAMGETITHCGDNGAGQVTKACNQIVVAGTMQAVSEALVFAYKADADLEAVVDAISGGAAGCWTLDNRAPSMIEGDFEPGFFADYQYKDLRIATDAGEAYESPMPQTELVHEMYKSMVATGRGKDDNSGVMQVIEDLAGVEARVEDD
- a CDS encoding methyl-accepting chemotaxis protein; amino-acid sequence: MIVRAIRRRYGAKLGLGYVATGTFIVAVGVVTNDVAATVVAAIAGLLTLGSINAAETIASVMEISAQTARVAEGDLDQEVDSTRTDEFGQLAGSIEEMRRSLQHRLAEMEEARSELDDARAEAERAEAEAREAEREAKEMAQEYRRIAEQYGETMERAATGDLTQRLDTDTDYDALETIGHSFNRMMDDLQATVETVAEVADQIDTDAEEMTDMSRTVERQVTETVDTASTIREQSSEQREELESVADDVDTISASAEEIAATVSDLSARADEVATASNDARSSSRTAIDEMSRIEEEAEQAVTRVETLQGRMDEITEIVDIISDIAEQTNMLALNASIEAARAGDGTGGGGGGVSGNGFDVVADEVKSLAEQTQARASEIAEMIEELSDQTEEVTVSIRSTQERVRAGTDTVESTLGDIETIADSIDDVSTSLEEIRQTTSDQADTVQNTAVSVDSLTDLSRGTAETAAETATGIEDQAEVVASISSSLRTFQETVVTELQTNVDAFTVDADAARGPSPVTAATDGGDR
- a CDS encoding bacteriorhodopsin produces the protein MDAVTVAYGIAAAAFLVGIGIAARLYFSLDGSVHQLPLAGLAIIPGFAGLSYAGMALGLGTVEVGGTTLAGLRYVDWLVTTPLLVGYIGYVAGASRQSIAGIMIADALMIVVGAGAVVSDGLLKWGLFVVSSCFHLSLFGYLYVVFPRQVPDAPMQRGLFSLLTNHIGLLWIAYPFVWLMGPAGLGYAGAVGVSLIYVFLDVLAKVPYVYFFYARRRIFTDVVTTDMGNAPAPAD